Genomic window (Culex pipiens pallens isolate TS chromosome 3, TS_CPP_V2, whole genome shotgun sequence):
TAGCTGAGCGTTCTCCAGTGGATAGATGGGACCCGCGGCGTACGGGTCTAGGCAGAGCCGACACCCGCCTGGATCCATTATTTAATGTTTCAGACAAGATCTCAGTTCTGcttacaaattttcataacatttgTTTGGTTGTGTCAAATAGAGTAATTGAACTACGAGTAGTGACAAATACACAGTACAGGCAAGAGTTACAACTGCTTGCAGTAGTATTGGTCCCAAGGCAGTTTCTCAAATTAGTTACTCAAGCCTGctcgtttcgttttcgttttacggagcaaggtgggggacgcggcctcaagtcagtccaagtccggtttcttgtggaaaaaagggtagtggccgaactagtattgcatacaaaatgaacaccactggaagatataggggatcgggagggggaaggtgaaagaaaattagtgtaggtgtaGTAAGAACTTGAatgacttgagcagttacggtaatctgagtttaacactgaataatgaaaatcttaaattttgattcaaaataaaaaggcCCGgaggaaattaaattattatttaattaaataagaaaatgttacTAATCGGAGATTTATACAAAGGAAACCTAACAtgtatatcaaatttaaaggaaaataaaaaaaaaaattaaatcgaaagatgaaaactaacttgtcTAGGGAATACAAATCTTGATCTTTCTGGGCCACGTCCTgtcgcgtccgtcagtagtcttgtcctTCATTACAACTAGAAGCAGATCTGCCAATTAAATAGAACACTTCGACCAATTCAACTAATCATTTAGATCCAATTATTTATTATGGCAAACTAACTAACTTGTATCAATAACCTTAACTGAACTGTCTAAAAGTAACTTGAATCTCAAATCccaaaaattgtaattacaaAGCCAAACATTCCTATACCTAGTTTTTAAACCTGTCTTGCCGCCCCAAACCAAAAACCATAAACTTactgttcatattttacaagttgaacactcgtcgttaagacgactatttcgtgccttccattttATTAGGACACACAAGCTTTGCAAACAGGAGCATATCCTTGAGCATATCCCTATCATACCTTTTGTAAACTGTTATTTGAGTGGGAGAGATACACTCCTGTTTACAAAAcccatgcgcccttttgaaatgttaggctctatttgatcgtcaaacctccagtagatcctcgattcgcaacaatggtcgatacaaccataatccgaaaaccgttagttcaacagattaacgaattttgtccgatatcattacattattgattgaccgagactctatggaaattttgacatatcaaaatgcttTGTATTATTACTTAAATGGAAGTTTAAAATGTATGcacgtaacattttttttttataaatttcaaaatctattctatcctacaatgcctagaagaggcctctgtttctgttgtgagtaagcgctggtttcagagttcatttttcaatttaaaaggggtgggagacgactaatttgcttcatgaactcctactcggccttgggaccacctcttaagacactgatggctcctagctaggaattaaacctagacacagcgtcgaggcccgcttcgcatggcaaaaatgttggctggggggggaagtgatattatcacgaaattttattttaaagccaacattgctaacggcgtcgaggtccttactcatgcccaaggAGTTTCTCAAATTAGTTACTCAAGCCTGCTGAACTTTATGATTCGCTTCAGACAATTTAATACGAAACTATCAAGGGAAGGTCATCACAAGTGATCCCAATCCATTCCATCATCCCTTAGCACCTTTATTCTTAGCCCATTCTTCCGGATGAACCTTCTTCTGATGTTTGTACATGTTGGCATTCGAGTTGAACGTCATCGAACACGTCTTGCACGAGTACAAAACCTCTCCCGTGTGCGTAGCGCGATGTTCCTTCAGCGAAATGGCCCTCCGGAAGCGCTTCCCGCAGTACTCGCACTCGTGCTTCTGCTCCGCATGCGTCACCGATTTGTGCTGCCTCAAGGCGGCCGAATTCGGCGCCACTTTGCCACATATCGGGCACACAAACTGCTCGCCGGACTCCGTGTGCTGTGTCTTGATGTGCTGCCGCAAACCCACGGTAGTCGAAAACCACTTTTGGCACTGTTCGCACTGCGCCCGATCGGTATCCCGCGAGGACACTCCCTGGTGCTTTTGCAGGTGCCGGTCAAAGGCCACTTTAGTTCGGAATTCGGCACCGCACGTGTCACAAATGAAACGACCGGACTCGCCGTGCATCTTCAGCAGATGATCCCGCAGCGATAGCCGGCTGGACATGATCTTGCCGCAGTCGGGGCATTCAACCGCCACGTGGCGTACGGAGTGAGCCTTCAGTTGGTACTTCTTCACGAAGGACCGCGGACACTTGGGACATTGAAAAGGCTTCTGATCCTGAGGAAGATGCTGATGCATGTTGTGCAGCTCAAGACTTGTTTTACACGCGTAGTTCTTGTTGCACAGCTTGCAGCGAAAGGTTTCCGGATCGAGATGCTTGGAAATGTGCTCCAGCAGACGACATCTTCTATACAGCTTCTTATCGCAGCACTTGATGTAACCTGAAATGCCATGTATGTCCCGAAAGTGTGTCGACAACTCCGTAAAGGCTTCGTATTCTGCGAAGCAGATATCACACTGAATCTTGTAATACTGCTTGATGAGGGCATCCTCCTTTTGAGACTTGGTTTGACCAACATCTTCTTCACTCTCAGATTCCTCCTGATCAACTGTAACATTCGCTTTTTCAGCATGTTCCTCCTCACCTTCGTTAAAGTTTACGATAGCTCCATCATCCTCCTCATTCCGAGCTGATTCGGACTCCTCAATCTGGTCAAAATCTACCTCAGTCTTCCCCGGCAACTCCAAAGACTCCAGATAGTCTTGGTTCCTGTGCACAAGTTGAGCAAACTTGTGAAAGTCCTTGACCAAACTGTTGCATTTCTGGCAGATCAACCGGGGAAACCATTCCGATTCGCAGAACTACTAGAAAGAATCCACTCAATGTCGTTCAACTGCCATCATGTAACAACACCATCTTACCGATCTTTGGAAGATGAACTTCAACCGGTCCGCTAGCTCGGTTTCGTCTAGTGAGAAGGAATCGTCCGCCGCTGTACAGGACCGCAGGCACAACCGGCAACATACGGACAGATCCAGGACTTCGAGCTCCATTCGGGGTTTACTGGTTTGGAACAGCAATAACAAACAAGTGGATATTTACAAGCAATGACAAAGTCATGTAAGCTCCAGGTTTCGTCGGTACGAGTAGATAGATGTGTTTGTATCGTATTGTCGCTAGCGTGATacgttttgcaacaaaaaaaaataggatcGATCTGAACGGTCTGAACTTTACTACAGATTTTAATTTaacgatattttttattcatcccctaatgtACTTTCAACAaggtaatttacaacaaagtttgactattttcacaatcacgttattgcaggattgggtccgtaagtttgacaattttggaataagaagataacaacttccttcgttgctgtgcacccttaaaccatttttttttgctttttgggtgtttttgaaaccaccttgaTTTAATTAGAAACACTAAAAATCGCAAGACTTTTTTTGTTTAGTCTTTCCATAATAGTTttctttttataattattaaatgaaaaaaaaaaacttttactgaTACATCGATTtggttccataaatgcatgctagtatcaaaaactttcaaactttttaataaaaagtattCAAGTTTCTACAAATATTCACTAatgcgaacttttaatccaacgcacgatctttttaaacgaacagttttttttccttgtgTGTAGCTAACGCTAATGGTTCTATTTTCTAtgataaaattaaacattcgtaaaattttctgatctattcgtgaaacatgtttttaaaatttaggaattaaggctaacatttcaaaaaggtaaaATGTGAAATGTAAGGtttgattccaaaattaaaaaaaaaattcgaagagatcagaaaatttcacaaatgtttcattttttaacattgaaaatagggcCATTAGTTTCTGTTGGTACTAAATAGTACTAAATAAAAGTGATGGACTTCGAGCGAAAAGAAGGGAATCTTGGCTCGCTGTCGAGCGAGAGAGAGAACTTGTGGTTCTTTCCTCTCctccccaagtaaccacaagcactaaattgaagtattaattcagtactaaatcagcactcaaatgttttgaagtagtaaattagctttgcgaatgcctcatagtaccaaaactttgcagcattacaactggcattaaatcaccatttacgaccttgaaaatgtgcttcaaagcatttgatgtttatcaacaaagtaacccatcgatacgggaaacatttcagccagacacgctcttattgactttgATCCTCCTTCCGTCATACCGTTCTAATAagcgagcgggctaaggcgcagttcccccagtgtgcataagttttaattttgcgtgatctgggttcaattcccgccgattgaagtgtttttttttttgttttgccaaccgtggaccaagcactcctcggaaaacTAGTTtacgttagccgttagccagcacttgtccctattaaccccaagccttccgtaattgattgtactgtacttgactggatggccgcaatttgctgagtggacaataattttcgtccaacgcaatgacaacgggtttttctcatgaaccagaaactcgaaacagcagaaagaaagtcttccttaatgttcgatgcatcaaccacatcgatttaaactttcaaaacaaacactcatttcagaatacatcagttggctggcgcgcatcctggagatcgacgagaaaa
Coding sequences:
- the LOC120417391 gene encoding transcription factor grauzone-like, coding for MELEVLDLSVCCRLCLRSCTAADDSFSLDETELADRLKFIFQRSFCESEWFPRLICQKCNSLVKDFHKFAQLVHRNQDYLESLELPGKTEVDFDQIEESESARNEEDDGAIVNFNEGEEEHAEKANVTVDQEESESEEDVGQTKSQKEDALIKQYYKIQCDICFAEYEAFTELSTHFRDIHGISGYIKCCDKKLYRRCRLLEHISKHLDPETFRCKLCNKNYACKTSLELHNMHQHLPQDQKPFQCPKCPRSFVKKYQLKAHSVRHVAVECPDCGKIMSSRLSLRDHLLKMHGESGRFICDTCGAEFRTKVAFDRHLQKHQGVSSRDTDRAQCEQCQKWFSTTVGLRQHIKTQHTESGEQFVCPICGKVAPNSAALRQHKSVTHAEQKHECEYCGKRFRRAISLKEHRATHTGEVLYSCKTCSMTFNSNANMYKHQKKVHPEEWAKNKGAKG